In Pan troglodytes isolate AG18354 chromosome 21, NHGRI_mPanTro3-v2.0_pri, whole genome shotgun sequence, one genomic interval encodes:
- the PSMA7 gene encoding proteasome subunit alpha type-7, giving the protein MSYDRAITVFSPDGHLFQVEYAQEAVKKGSTAVGVRGRDIVVLGVEKKSVAKLQDERTVRKICALDDNVCMAFAGLTADARIVINRARVECQSHRLTVEDPVTVEYITRYIASLKQRYTQSNGRRPFGISALIVGFDFDGTPRLYQTDPSGTYHAWKANAIGRGAKSVREFLEKNYTDEAIETDDLTIKLVIKALLEVVQSGGKNIELAVMRRDQPLKILNPEEIEKYVAEIEKEKEENEKKKQKKAS; this is encoded by the exons ATGAGCTACGACCGCGCCATCACCGTCTTCTCGCCCGACGGCCACCTCTTCCAAGTGGAGTACGCGCAGGAGGCCGTCAAGAAGGGCTCGACCGCG GTTGGTGTTCGAGGAAGAGACATTGTTGTTCTTGGTGTGGAGAAGAAGTCAGTGGCCAAACTGCAGGATGAAAGAACAGTGCGGAAGATCTGTGCTTTGGATGACAACGTCTGCATGGCCTTTGCAG GCCTCACCGCCGATGCAAGGATAGTCATCAACAGGGCCCGGGTGGAGTGCCAGAGCCACCGGCTGACTGTGGAGGACCCGGTCACTGTGGAGTACATCACCCGCTACATCGCCAGTCTGAAGCAG CGTTATACACAGAGCAATGGGCGCAGGCCGTTTGGCATCTCTGCCCTCATCGTGGGTTTCGACTTCGATGGCACTCCTAGGCTCTATCAGACTGACCCCTCGGGCACATACCATGCCTGGAAG GCCAATGCCATAGGCCGGGGTGCCAAGTCAGTGCGCGAGTTCCTGGAGAAGAACTATACTGACGAAGCCATTGAAACAGATGATCTGACCATTAAGCTGGTGATCAAGGCACTCCTGGAA GTGGTTCAGTCAGGTGGCAAAAACATTGAACTTGCTGTCATGAGGCGAGATCAACCCCTCAAG ATTTTAAATCCTGAAGAAATTGAGAAGTATGTTGctgaaattgaaaaagaaaaagaagaaaacgaaaagaagaaacaaaagaaagcatcatga